A region from the Planctomycetaceae bacterium genome encodes:
- a CDS encoding CHASE domain-containing protein: MNTSNINKQGGKGNMLTILRKRSLIVLALIICIGIALSIFMYQTVIKREQHMIHERFGMDAKDYASAIQKRIDIDLLFLDSIGLFYDGSENVTKSEFQTFVEPFLKKLTGIQAAGWVPFVSYSQRKLFEEMVRKEGFADFQITEKQSQGKMVAAGDRYEHFPVYYIEPYQSNALAFGFDLASNPSWLKAMEKAHGTGKAVITTPVTLVQETGARQSVLVFKPVYERNRPTDTVENGHNNLKGFVLIVFCVNDVIDNALVSFAPKGLDVIMSDITGQQEELLGLHSSRKWKTPIKFEYLNKTLQKTTLLHTEVITIADRKWSIKILPASGYVITVDEKWYLRSILITGLFSTVFLTGYTLLIMFWNIRAQKYTSQLLIANNKLEKEVAEHKQAEEKINNSQKLLQRIINILPVRVFWKDKNFKFLGCNDILAKDAGKNTSEELIGKDDFQMSWKEQAKDYQDDDRNVIDSGNSKLNFEEIQTAPNGDKIWLKTSKVPLTDSQGNIIGILGTYENVTDRKQAEEMLKQAKEQAEAANIAKSQFLANMSHEIRTPMNAIMGFSEVLADEILTDEQKSYVDTILGCSRHLLEIINDILDFSKIEANKVDIEFIDYSLGKILNSIESLIMAMVTEKGIEFKIVETKDLPAQIQTDPTRLMQCLLNLVNNAVKFTEHGYVHLNVSLEEKNNQSYIRFDVEDTGIGILSDYYENIFEPFMQADGSTTRKFGGTGLGLAITKHLAELLGGKISFISQEGKGSTFTLVIPAGTNVARQPFLDRHNITKRLDSPSDRLSEPKFSGRILIADDVETNQMLVELLLKRMGLDVTIASDGNETVQKAIAQKFDLILIDMQMPFMNGYEATKVLRKKGITTPIIALTASTMIGDNKKCIEAGCDGYLAKPLDNRELLKIIRKYLPSKKQILIEAVDSSPI, encoded by the coding sequence ATGAATACGTCGAATATCAACAAACAAGGTGGAAAGGGCAATATGCTGACTATTCTGCGAAAGCGAAGTCTTATTGTTCTGGCTTTGATTATATGCATCGGCATTGCGTTATCAATTTTTATGTATCAAACTGTGATAAAAAGAGAACAGCATATGATACACGAACGATTCGGAATGGATGCCAAAGACTATGCTTCAGCAATTCAGAAAAGAATTGACATCGATTTATTGTTCCTCGATTCTATCGGTTTATTCTATGATGGTTCAGAAAACGTGACCAAAAGTGAATTCCAAACATTTGTTGAGCCATTTTTAAAAAAGCTGACCGGTATACAAGCGGCAGGATGGGTGCCGTTTGTGTCATATTCACAGCGGAAATTATTTGAAGAAATGGTGCGTAAAGAAGGCTTTGCCGATTTTCAAATAACTGAAAAACAAAGTCAGGGCAAGATGGTTGCCGCAGGCGATCGCTATGAACATTTTCCTGTTTATTATATTGAGCCTTATCAGAGTAACGCTCTGGCTTTTGGTTTTGATCTTGCCTCGAATCCAAGTTGGCTTAAAGCAATGGAGAAAGCTCATGGTACTGGAAAAGCCGTCATAACCACACCTGTTACTTTGGTACAGGAAACCGGCGCTCGACAAAGCGTATTGGTGTTCAAGCCTGTATATGAGAGAAACCGTCCCACTGATACTGTTGAAAACGGACATAATAATCTAAAGGGATTTGTTCTGATAGTATTTTGTGTGAACGATGTTATAGATAATGCTTTGGTATCTTTTGCTCCGAAGGGACTGGATGTTATTATGTCAGATATAACCGGGCAACAGGAAGAGTTACTTGGCTTACATTCATCACGCAAGTGGAAGACGCCGATAAAATTTGAATACCTGAACAAAACTTTGCAAAAAACGACGTTGCTGCATACAGAGGTCATTACAATTGCAGACCGAAAGTGGTCTATTAAGATTTTGCCCGCATCTGGTTATGTGATTACCGTAGACGAGAAATGGTATCTTCGCAGTATCTTAATAACAGGACTTTTCTCCACTGTCTTTCTAACAGGATATACTCTGCTTATTATGTTTTGGAATATACGGGCACAAAAATATACCTCTCAATTATTAATCGCAAATAATAAGCTTGAAAAGGAAGTCGCGGAACACAAGCAGGCAGAGGAAAAAATAAATAATTCTCAAAAGTTGCTGCAGAGAATTATTAACATTCTTCCGGTAAGAGTATTCTGGAAAGATAAAAATTTTAAGTTTCTTGGCTGCAACGATATTCTTGCTAAAGATGCCGGTAAAAATACATCGGAAGAACTGATTGGCAAAGACGACTTTCAGATGAGCTGGAAGGAGCAGGCCAAAGACTATCAGGATGATGACCGAAACGTTATTGATTCAGGAAATTCAAAGCTCAATTTTGAAGAAATTCAAACCGCTCCAAATGGAGATAAAATCTGGTTAAAAACAAGTAAAGTGCCTCTAACGGATTCCCAGGGAAATATAATTGGCATTTTAGGAACTTATGAGAACGTTACCGATCGCAAGCAGGCGGAGGAAATGCTAAAACAGGCCAAGGAACAGGCTGAAGCCGCCAATATAGCCAAGAGCCAGTTTTTGGCTAACATGAGCCACGAAATCCGCACTCCGATGAACGCTATTATGGGATTCAGCGAAGTTTTAGCGGATGAGATACTTACAGATGAACAGAAAAGTTATGTTGATACTATTCTCGGCTGCAGCAGGCATCTTTTGGAGATCATAAATGATATTCTGGACTTTTCCAAAATTGAGGCAAATAAGGTTGATATAGAATTTATAGATTATTCACTCGGAAAAATACTTAATTCCATTGAATCACTGATAATGGCAATGGTAACAGAAAAAGGTATTGAGTTTAAGATAGTAGAAACCAAAGACCTGCCCGCACAAATACAAACCGACCCTACTCGTTTGATGCAATGCTTACTCAATCTCGTAAATAATGCCGTTAAATTTACTGAACATGGATATGTGCATTTAAATGTTTCTCTGGAAGAAAAAAACAATCAGTCGTATATTCGCTTCGATGTTGAAGATACCGGTATCGGCATATTGTCTGATTATTATGAAAATATATTTGAACCATTCATGCAGGCTGACGGAAGCACTACCCGCAAATTCGGAGGGACGGGGCTTGGATTGGCTATTACAAAACACTTGGCAGAACTGCTCGGGGGAAAAATTAGTTTTATAAGTCAGGAAGGAAAAGGATCTACGTTCACACTGGTTATTCCGGCTGGTACTAATGTGGCCAGGCAGCCCTTTTTGGATAGACATAATATTACCAAACGCTTAGATTCTCCGAGCGACAGATTAAGCGAACCAAAATTTTCAGGTCGTATACTCATTGCTGACGATGTCGAAACCAATCAAATGCTTGTTGAGTTGCTATTGAAACGAATGGGTCTGGATGTAACAATTGCATCAGATGGAAATGAGACGGTTCAGAAAGCTATTGCTCAAAAATTTGACCTAATATTAATAGATATGCAAATGCCATTTATGAACGGTTATGAAGCAACAAAGGTTCTTAGAAAAAAAGGAATAACAACGCCAATAATTGCACTGACGGCTAGCACAATGATCGGAGATAATAAAAAATGTATTGAGGCCGGCTGCGATGGTTATTTAGCTAAACCATTAGATAACAGGGAACTGCTGAAAATAATTCGTAAGTACCTGCCGTCAAAAAAACAGATTTTAATCGAAGCGGTCGATTCCAGCCCAATCTAA
- a CDS encoding DUF502 domain-containing protein: MASKLLSGIKKSFVAGLLLILPLIITLLIFRFLFGIITGLFSPILLHFFQVIPIWLKAFISVTILIVLVCGLGILTGHFLGRWFWNWFEYILMQIPLLRSIYIASREVVGVFHSSNQTNFKEVVMVEFPRAGMKSLG, translated from the coding sequence ATGGCATCAAAATTATTATCAGGAATTAAAAAAAGTTTTGTGGCAGGTCTGCTTCTGATACTGCCGCTGATTATTACACTTTTAATTTTTCGGTTTTTGTTCGGTATTATCACAGGACTGTTTTCGCCGATCCTGTTGCATTTTTTCCAGGTCATTCCAATCTGGCTGAAAGCGTTTATTTCAGTCACCATCCTTATTGTACTGGTCTGCGGGCTTGGCATCCTGACCGGTCATTTTCTGGGGCGGTGGTTCTGGAATTGGTTCGAATATATTTTAATGCAGATCCCCCTGTTGCGAAGCATTTACATCGCTTCACGGGAGGTTGTCGGCGTATTTCACAGTTCGAATCAGACTAACTTTAAAGAAGTGGTTATGGTCGAATTTCCGCGTGCAGGTATGAAGTCTCTTGGCTGA